The uncultured Mailhella sp. genome segment TCCCTCTCTTCCCCCGCATTTTCTCCCCTCATCCTGCGCAGTTGCTTGACATGAACATGGGGGGACGTACATGATAGGCGGACAGGCAAGGAGGCTTGTCATGACGACGGTACTTTACCGCAAGGGCGATCTGGAATTTTGTTTCAGCGACAAGTTTGAAGGAAAGTTTCTGGTATCGCTGCTGGAGAACATGAAGGAAAAGCTTCTCAATGAGGAGTGGGACGACTACGACGAGTTTCATCACTGTTGCAAGATCATCCACGATTTCAGCGAGACGCCCGGGCTGGTGATGGATTTTCACACGTTGCGGCGCGGCGACGAGCAGCTCGGCATGGTGATGTTGACGCACGGCGCGATAGATCCGGACATTTATGCATGTTCGGGGTTGTCCATTTCCGATCCTCCGGCTCAGGTGGCGCTGCTGAGCTACTTTCACATTGCTCCGGCGGGGCGCGGGAACGGAACGTTCTGGCTGCGTGATCTCATCATGCCGTTCTATGCCGATCAGGGCTACACGGCGGTGTATTTGAAGACCAGTCATCCGAAGGCGTTTCCGCTGTACGACAGGCTCGGCGCGGTCATCGGCAACTACACGTTTCCCAGCGACAACGGCGAGCACATGCGTGTAGGCCGTATTTATCGACTTCCGCTTGTGGAGCGTCCGCTGCCCGAGGCCTGATGATGCCCAGCATAGTTTTCGACATGGACGGGGTTCTTGTGGACTCCGAGCGTCTGGTTTTGCGCTCTTGGGAATGCGTGGGGCGCGATCTGGGGCTTGAAGGTCTGCACGACTTGTTTTTCCGCTGCATCGGAACCACGCACGCCAGCACGCAGAAGCTGTTTGCGGCGGTGTACGGCGACGCGCTTGACTATCAGGCGTTTCGCGCGCGCACGCGGGTGTACTACATGGAGTTCACGAAAAACGGCGTGCCGCTCAAGCCCGGGGTGATGGAGCTGCTTTCGTGGCTCAAGGAACGGGGCTGGCGCACGGGGCTTGCGAGTTCCTCCCGGGAAGCCAACGTACGGCACAACATGGAAGTCACGGGCATGGGGCCGTATTTCGACACGCTGGTGTGCGGCGACATGCTCACGGCGAGCAAGCCTGCGCCGGACATTTATCTGAGGGCGTGCGCGGAGCTCGGCGTGGAGCCTTCGCAGTCCTACGCGGTGGAAGATTCTCGCAACGGCATTCTGTCCGCCAGTTCGGCGGGCATGAAGGCGCTTCTTGTGCCGGACATGGTTCCGCCGGACGATCTCATGAAAAGTCGCGCTTCGGGCGTGTTTCCCGATCTTTTCGCCGTCCGGGACTACCTGTCTCAGGAGACGGGCGAGGCATGATTCAGGATATTGCGCCCTGGCGCTTCGGCAACGAATTTCTTTCGGCAGCGCCTTCCGACGACGACAACGTGCTTGACGTGACGGCGGAAGGCCTTTTGCTGCGCAAGAACGGGCTGCGCGTACCCACGGTGCGCGAATGGCGGGCCATGAACGAGGGCGCAGGCCTTGTGTACGCCTTCCGTCTGACGCGCCGCGAAGAATCGGAACGGAGCGATGCGCCCATGACGGAGCGCGCCTGCGCCGAGGGCCGGGAAGCACGCTTTTTTCTTGCGCTGCGGCAAGGGGACGACGCGCCCGCCGAGCCTTCTCTCTGGCAGCGCACGCCGCCTTCCGAACTGCGGTCACAGGCCGCGCCTCTGCCTCTTGCGGCGGCCACGGCGCAGCACCTTGCGCACTGGTACGCCACGCATCGCTTCTGCGGGCGCTGCGGCGGGCCCGTGCGTCTTTCGTCCAAGGAACGGGCGCTGGAGTGCCCCGCCTGCGGCGAAGTGATCTATCCGGTGATTGCTCCCTGCATTCTGGCGGCGGTCACGAACGGCGACAAGCTGCTTCTTACCCGCTACGCGCGGCCCGGAGCCACGCGCCTGGTGCTCGTGGCGGGATTCGTGGAAATAGGCGAAACCGCCGAGCAGGCCGCCGCGCGCGAAGTGATGGAGGAAACGGGACTTCGCATCAGAAATCTGCGCTACGCGGGCAGTCAGCCGTGGGGATTCTCCGGCACGATGGCCGTGGGATTCTTTGCGGAGCTCGACGGCCCGGAAGATATCCGCCTCGATGCCTCGGAACTGGCCGAGGCCCGCTGGGTGAAACGGGCCGACATTCCGTCCTGCCCCGACGACTCTTCGCTTACCATGAACATGATCTCGCGCTTTGCCAGAGGCAAAGTGTGAGCCTACGCGCGGTGCCCCCTCCCCCCCCCCAAAAAAAAGCGAAGCCTGAGAGACTTTCGCCGCGGCGGCTCCTGCGCGGAATCCGAAGCAACGGAACATCGGCGGCCCGGACGCAGCGCCTGAGCGGCTCAAGACCGAGGCGGCCTTTCAGCTGCGAGCTCATCGCAAAAAACGAGACGTCCCAAGTGAACTTCCGGGCGACTTCGGCGCGGAGCCTGAGCGATGCGGGCCGTGTGAAGCCTCCTTCGACGCGCCGGGAGCTCCCCAAAACGGCGCCCCGGTCGCATGATGTGAGGCTTTCCATCCGAAATTCCCTGTTGACGCCGCGAGGACCGGGGCCGATTCTCCTGAATTTCAGGAGAAATTCGCGAAAATCGAAAAAAATTGCGAAAATGGCCCATTTTCCCCTTGCCAAACGCCGAGCCTTCCTATACAAAATCTTTCGTCGCGCCGAGGTAGCTCAGTTGGTAGAGCAGGGGACTGAAAATCCCCGTGTGGGCAGTTCGATTCTGTCCCTCGGCACCATATTTCGAGCCCGGAACGTTGTTCCGGGCTTTTTCTTTTTCCGCAGGGAGCGCACGGAAACGATGTTCCGAAGCTCGCCCCAGGGCGGCACTGCCGGAACGACTTTGCCTGTCCGCAGAAGGTCAAATTTTCCCCCGAACGTCTCTGCCCCCTGCGCCCGAGCTCAAGAACTCTTCGGAGACGCACACACGTCTGCATCTTCGTCCGGCAGCGCGCAAAAAAGCGGCGTCGCCGCCCGCCCGAATCTTCCGTCTGAGCGCCCGCCTGCCCCGGACTGCCCTCCACGCGAGCCATGGCGTCATGGCTGCGCCGCCTCACGCGCGCCCGCTCCTGCCGCAATCCCGCCCCGATGGCAGCCTCTCCCGCCGTCTTCCTGCGCTCCCCTGCGTTCAGGCCGGGCGTCCCCCCCGCTGCGGCTCTCGGCGAATCCCGGCGGCCCTCAGCCCTGCGCCCTGCCCCTCGGCCCTCCTTCCACACGCTTGTTGCCCGCGCTTCCCGCCTCGCTCTTTTTCCCCGCTTCTTCCCCTTTGTGCGATTCCCTCCGCCCTCGTCACGCCCTTCCCTCTTCGCTGCACGCCTCCTCCACGCGCCGCGCCCCGCTTCCGGCGCGCTCCGCCGACCAGACGCCGAGAGGCTGCGACGGCCAAAGCCGCCGCAGCCTCTCTCAGGCAAAAAGGAAGAAAAGAATGATGCGGGAAGCGCTCAGAAGCGCGTTTCCGGCCAGGTGTTGCGCACGCGCTCGGAAACCGAGAAATAGCGATGCCACACGAACGCGACGATCGCCATGCCGACGAGAGTTCCCCAAAGCGAAGGGGAGGAATAGACCGCGCGCAGCACCTGCAGAAGCGATGCTCCCGGCACGGACAGCGTCAGCACGGCCGAGTACGCAAACGGCAGGCACGCGCTGAACACGGGCGTGAGAGCGATCATGGTCTTGATGCTCGACACGGCTCCCGGTTTCAGCCTGACCAGACGATACAGCGCCGCCGCGTAGGTGAGATACCACGCAAAGGTGAGCAGCGCGGCGACAAGCTCGCAGCGCCACAGCACGGGATGCATCGCCGACGAGAGATCCATCAGGCTTCGCAGCAGCGTGAACGCTATGCCCAGGGCCGTGAGCACGACATAGACCAGCAGCCATCCGCCGATGCCGCGTTTCGGCTCCCGTCCGACTCCCTCCTCGTTGTCCATGAGCTATCTCCCCTTCTTTTTGTTCATTTCCTTGCCGAGCTTGTCCAGCAGCGAAAGCATTTCCTTGGAAGGTATGATCTTGTTCCACACCATCTTGTTGGTGAGGCGGCTCGTGCCCTGCGATCTGGCGAATTCCACGTGCTCGGCAAAGGCCGCGAGATTGTTGCGGAAGTTGGTGTTGAGGCGGTCGTCGCCCACGTATTCCTTGCGCAGCTGAAGAATCTTGTTTTCCACGTCCTTGCGCGGATAGGCCGCAATTTCCTTCACGCTGAGCCGGTAGAAGTTGGTGGAGACTTCCAGATTCTTGTAGTGTTCGAGAATCTGTTCGCGCATCTGCCGTTCCTTGTCCGCGGGCAGATTGGGAATCTTCCGCTTCACGTCCCGAAGCGTGAAGTCGAGCTGATAGCAGCGGAACGCAATGTTCGACAGCGAGTCGGCCTTGTACACGGCCGAACGCAGCGAGTTCAGCAGATTGGCGTCTCTTTCTCGCGCCAGCGAGGCGTTCACGTCCTTGAGCAGGTCGCGGAACTGATCCAGATTGCTCTTCACGAACGGCGACGACGTGGCCGCGTAGATCTTTTCCAGTTCCTTGAGCGGATCGCCGTCCAGCTTGACGGTGACCAGTCTGTCCCCGCGGGAAGCCGGTTTGGCGGCGCTTTTCGCCTCGTCTGCGGCGGGCGCGGCGTCGGACGCAGCCTGCGCAACTTCGGCCGCGGGCGCTTCGGCCGCCTTTTCCGCGGATGCGGCGCTGCCGCTCAGGCGCTCATCTTCCTTGCTGATGGCCTCGGCGCGGCCCATGCCCGGAATGTTGATGGACGCAAGCACCACTCTCGCACCCAGCGAGCGCGTGCTGTAGGGCTGAAACCTGCCGTCGCGCTCCTTCTGGAACATGCGCACTTCCACGCGCTTGCCGGGATAGACGTCCTTTTCGTCGCCGGAGAGGAAGCTGCCGCCCTTGGCCAGCAAGCCGCCTTCCGCGCCGTGCAGGCGACGGATGTGCCCGCCCCCTTCCAGGCTGTCGGAAATGGTGAAGCGGAATCCGCTCTGCACAAGTTCGGCCACGTTGCCCGCCATGTCGTAAATGCCCAGCGCGTTTGCCATGCGCGAGCCCACGGGCAGGGGGTTCTCGTAGCGCGAGCCGAACACCGCGTAGTCCTCCACGGTTTTGCCGTCGCCGAGCATGAAGTCGTTGTCCACTTCCATTTCCGGCGGCAGATTGCCGCCGCGCGCGGCGAATTCCCATTCCGTTTCCGTGGGCAGGCGGAAGAAGCCCGGCACGCCGTCGATGGCGGGCACGTCGCCCGCGTGTTCGGAGAGCAGCCATTCGTTGTAGCGGCGCAGAAATTCCTGAAGATCGTACCAGGAAATGTCGCTCTTCGGCAGATCGCCCTTTTCCGTGACCGCAGCGCCGTCCATGACCGCGGCCCACTGCGCGTTGGTGATTTCGTACTTGCCGATGAAGTAGTAGCAGTAGGCGTCCTTTTCGTCGGCGGGAAGTCTGCCGACCCAGGACGCGGGTAGATTTTCCTGCCGGAACGGCGCGCTCACGTGCGCGGTGCGGCGCTTTTCGTAGAAGCCACGGTTTTCGTCGGTGGAGCTCAGGCCCATGTTGAAGGACTTGTCGCCGAGAAGGCCGTTCACGGGAATGGCCACGGGCCGCAGCACCATTTTCATGCCGCAGGGCATGGGCAGTTCCAGATCGTCGGGCGCGGGCCGGGGATTGCAGAGGGCCGCAGGATCCGCCGCCTGAGCGGCTTCCTTCCTGGCGGACTTGAGCGCGGCTTCGCCCACGGAGGGCAACAGAAGAAGCCCCGCAGCAAGCATGGAAACAATGACCGTTCTTTTCAGCATGACATACCCCCGAACTCTCTACAACTCTCTGATGACCGCCGACGGCTCAATGGCCGAGGCCCGCACGGCGGCGTGCAGCGAAGCCAGCACGGCCAGAAGCTGCACGCAAAGAAACGTGAACGCGAAAAACGCGGGCGAAACCGTGCAGATGGCTTCTCCCCCGGTCTGCGCGGAAAACATCATGTCCACGGCATGCGCCGCCGCGCCGTAAAAGGCGAAGGCCAGCACACTGCCCGCGGCTCCGGTGGCCATGGCCTGCGCCACGGGATACGCCAGCAGCGACGAGCGCGTGAAGCCGATGAGCCGCAGCATGCCCATGAGCTTCCACTTGCGGCGCACGGCCGCCTGCGCCGTGCTCGCCATGAACGCAAAAAAGCCCGCGCAGGCGACAAGCGCAATGAGCATGATGACCGACGAGAGCGTGGAATCGATGCTCCTGATGTTGGCGATGTCGCGCGAGCGCGTCTTGACGCTCACATGCTGCGCTTCAAACCAGTCTTCGAGGGGTTCCACGTCGTCGAGCGAGCGGGCGTAGGCGCGGAACGAGGCAAAGTGCCGCGACTCTGCCGGCGGCAGATCGCCTTCAAAGCCCAGAAGATCGGAACTCACGCCGTCGCGGAAATCCTGCACGGCGGTGAGGGTGTTCATGTCCACGAAGGCGGTGTCCATGCCCGTGGCCGAGGGCGGAAGCACGCCCGTCACCACGAATTCCAGCGCGCGGCGCTGGAACCGCCCCGACGAAAGCCGCCGCCCGAGCGACGCCGAAACCTTGTCTCCGGGCGCGACCTTGAGCCTGTCGGCAACGCTGGACGAAAGCACGATTTCAAAGCGCTCCGGCGTGGATTTCGGCGAAGAGGCGCCGTAGTCCTCAAGCACGGGATCGCCCGGGGCCGAGGCTTCTA includes the following:
- a CDS encoding HAD family phosphatase — translated: MMPSIVFDMDGVLVDSERLVLRSWECVGRDLGLEGLHDLFFRCIGTTHASTQKLFAAVYGDALDYQAFRARTRVYYMEFTKNGVPLKPGVMELLSWLKERGWRTGLASSSREANVRHNMEVTGMGPYFDTLVCGDMLTASKPAPDIYLRACAELGVEPSQSYAVEDSRNGILSASSAGMKALLVPDMVPPDDLMKSRASGVFPDLFAVRDYLSQETGEA
- a CDS encoding FtsX-like permease family protein codes for the protein MFRLLFLSLRLALRDWLHERSLSFCGVLALASMLAPLLVLHGVHMGVIERLRENLMRDPAVLVLIPSGGSGAGFEEDFIRKVSEQPGCRFCIGRTRDVASELQLSAGERRQTVTLEASAPGDPVLEDYGASSPKSTPERFEIVLSSSVADRLKVAPGDKVSASLGRRLSSGRFQRRALEFVVTGVLPPSATGMDTAFVDMNTLTAVQDFRDGVSSDLLGFEGDLPPAESRHFASFRAYARSLDDVEPLEDWFEAQHVSVKTRSRDIANIRSIDSTLSSVIMLIALVACAGFFAFMASTAQAAVRRKWKLMGMLRLIGFTRSSLLAYPVAQAMATGAAGSVLAFAFYGAAAHAVDMMFSAQTGGEAICTVSPAFFAFTFLCVQLLAVLASLHAAVRASAIEPSAVIREL
- the nudC gene encoding NAD(+) diphosphatase, coding for MIQDIAPWRFGNEFLSAAPSDDDNVLDVTAEGLLLRKNGLRVPTVREWRAMNEGAGLVYAFRLTRREESERSDAPMTERACAEGREARFFLALRQGDDAPAEPSLWQRTPPSELRSQAAPLPLAAATAQHLAHWYATHRFCGRCGGPVRLSSKERALECPACGEVIYPVIAPCILAAVTNGDKLLLTRYARPGATRLVLVAGFVEIGETAEQAAAREVMEETGLRIRNLRYAGSQPWGFSGTMAVGFFAELDGPEDIRLDASELAEARWVKRADIPSCPDDSSLTMNMISRFARGKV
- a CDS encoding SUMF1/EgtB/PvdO family nonheme iron enzyme, whose product is MLKRTVIVSMLAAGLLLLPSVGEAALKSARKEAAQAADPAALCNPRPAPDDLELPMPCGMKMVLRPVAIPVNGLLGDKSFNMGLSSTDENRGFYEKRRTAHVSAPFRQENLPASWVGRLPADEKDAYCYYFIGKYEITNAQWAAVMDGAAVTEKGDLPKSDISWYDLQEFLRRYNEWLLSEHAGDVPAIDGVPGFFRLPTETEWEFAARGGNLPPEMEVDNDFMLGDGKTVEDYAVFGSRYENPLPVGSRMANALGIYDMAGNVAELVQSGFRFTISDSLEGGGHIRRLHGAEGGLLAKGGSFLSGDEKDVYPGKRVEVRMFQKERDGRFQPYSTRSLGARVVLASINIPGMGRAEAISKEDERLSGSAASAEKAAEAPAAEVAQAASDAAPAADEAKSAAKPASRGDRLVTVKLDGDPLKELEKIYAATSSPFVKSNLDQFRDLLKDVNASLARERDANLLNSLRSAVYKADSLSNIAFRCYQLDFTLRDVKRKIPNLPADKERQMREQILEHYKNLEVSTNFYRLSVKEIAAYPRKDVENKILQLRKEYVGDDRLNTNFRNNLAAFAEHVEFARSQGTSRLTNKMVWNKIIPSKEMLSLLDKLGKEMNKKKGR